The window CgtgcaaaacaacagaaatctcTTTATTTTAGGCATTTTGTAGGTTTGGACAGAGCGCGGATAGTGGTTTTCTCCTGCTTCCAGgcattatgctaagctaagctaaacaagtcctgtctccagctctgtacACGCAGACATGAGAGGTATTGATCTTGTTATATCACTCATGGAGAGAAAGCATATTAGTcaatttctcaaaatgttgaactattcctttacaTGTAATGGCACCAATATAAACTATTAGCAGTTTAAATCTAAAAGCTATTGGTATCAGCCCTCAAAACCTTTTTCAGTCACATACAATAGTAAAGCATTGCAAAGCATTATGAATTATAATTTGAAAGAGGATTTTCTGAGTCCAAACAGACAGATTTATAATGCTGTCTGGTCCATCCAGATGTTCAGTCTGAGGTGAGCCAAGCCATGAAACATGACTTTCAGCCCTGTGTGTGGTAGCAGCTCCTCTTACACCAGAGCCATACACCGACACGCTGACCTTTCAActgtctcttctctttgcttCGTCACCAGACTGAAGCCCCTCGACATTGAGTTCATGAAGCGGTTACATGAAAAAGTAAACATCATCCCCCTCATCGCCAAAGCCGACACAATGACTCCCGAGGAGTGTCAACAGTTCAAGAAACAGGTGTGTGTCGCTTCTGACTGAGTGGATGTATTCCTGTTTGTCTCGCATCAAGCATGATGTGTTCAAATGTTGTTTGATCAGAGCACTCTGGTCATGTGGCTAGATTATTCAATGACAGGTGTCCTTTCAGTACGCACCCACTGTCAAGTACAGTCGACATCTGCTTCACTAAATGCAGTGCAATCATTATTCATGTTCTTTGGTCTCCATTTGTGGTTGTAGTTGAcagttttatttccactttttttgCTCGATCAGAAACGTGCTGAAATAGAaagttgtgtttctttgttgtgaGGGGATCTGGCTTTTCTGAAGCCATCAAAAGCTCTTCATTCTTCCACCCTCATTTGGCTTCTTGTAACATTTGTGCATCTGGTTCTGGAACTGTATAGATCATTGCACAGCACTAGATGTGATTTTCTAAACAAAATGGTCCAAACTCAGTGACACCTTTTATTGTGGACAACCtatctttctttatttattttttttcttttattgtgaaaataagTATTGGAGCTGTTTATTTTAAGctgtattatttaaaaaatgctatCCAGTGCCCTCAAAGCAGCCTTAATatttgatcaacactgacaatgaACCAGTGCTCACTTATGTTACAACATAGATTATATGATGGCTTTAACTGACATCGTATTTACCGTGCTTTTTTTACTACTACTTTTTTTGGACTGGATATAAGATCAGAATACTGAAAACAGTCAGGTATCTATAATTTAACACTGGATCAAAGACTTAATGGGTATTCAgaccaaaaacaacactgagTTAAGAGAAAAACCCGGGTTTGTGGAGGCCAGTTGTTTTAGGTACTGGTGAACTGATTAAATGCATTCCagaagtccagtttgagtaacagGTCCATACGTTTGAAGGCTTGTCAGACACCAGAATACTGCACGTCCTCTGTTTCAACCATCGCTGGACAAACAGTAGAATTCCTGCCTGTACATATGTGATTTGCTACCACAGCGTTCGGCTGGATGAGTTGAGCCAGGGTCAACTTTTTTACAGCCCGCTGCATCAGCCGCCCTGCTGCGCCAGAGCAGCAGCCGCGCTGACATGACTGACTGAGCTGAGATTTCTTTCAAACAGTGACGTGTCTGTCTGAACATTGATacagtgttttattaatttaatcCTAATTTAATGTAGGCAAAGTTCGTGTGTAGACACAATTTAGGATTGGTACAGCTCATTTTGTTGTAAATAGAAGTGACTGTTTATATTTCTCAAAGTGAGGTATTGAGAACAGTATTGCTTTAGCGTTGGTACAGAAACTCAGATATTGCCCAGGCcaataaaagcaaacaggaTTTGCAGTCACTTGTGACAGCAAATCATccagtttatttattaaatgATACATCAGCAGTCCCAGAAACAGGGCACAGGAAGTTCAAGTCagattttccaccactgatgaagACCTCTGTTTGCTTTAGTGTTGTTGTGCTGTACGCTTATCAAAATGTTGGATTTCAGAGAGCTGTGTAAGTGTAGCCCACTGTATTGATACAGCATCAATACACAGTCATATAGTGCccgtgtgtgtctgctgaatgtaTACTGTCAGTAGGTTCTTCCTCCCGTGTGTTGTCGACTAACCTCCAGCGTGACTATCGATGTTTCTGGACCTGTTTGTCCCACATACAGCTCACTCTACCCATCACCCATCACCTCTCatgctgtttttccacttctctctgcctctcgtTTCCTCTGTGCTGCGTGCAGATCATGAAAGAAATCCAGGAGCACAAAATCAAAATCTATGAGTTCCCAGAGacagatgatgaggaggagatgaagatggTCAGGAAAATCAAGGTGTGTGTTCTTAAAGCAACCCTCAATGAAACTTTAAATAAAGCGGCCTTTCGATACGTGTCATTCATACTATGTCTACACGTGTGTGTCAGGGCACGGCCTCAGCCTATAGTGTATTTTTAGCCGTTGTGCGTGAGCTATGCAACAGTTGtgtcccctccctcctctctacAGGATCGTTTACCCTTGGCTGTAGTCGGTAGCAACACCATTATCGAGGTCAATGGAAAGCGAGTGCGCGGCAGGCAGTACCCCTGGGGTGTGGCTGAAGGTAAGAGGTTAAAGGTCAACTGAGCCCAGCTGAGTCTCGCTCTCtcagacagacatgcaaacacaccagTATCTGCACAGTTATTGAATTATTGAGCATCATGTGTAGATGATTTGCAAAGCAGTAACACGATCCATGTGCTCCTGTTTTGCTCCCATCCCAATAttcagcacgcacacacacacacacacacactgtggaacTGTGTTATTGCCACAGCTCACACTGTGATAGTAGACAAGACAGAGATTGCATCAGCATGAAAAGACCAGATTATTTTAAAGCCAgctctttatttgtttattttctgtggcTCACCATCGGCTCTGTGTAGACGGGCCACTCGCTCTTTAGCAGTGCTGGGTCCGTTCATTGTCAACATGGTGTTCAGAGTTTGATAGAAACATGAGGATTCAATGGATGGACCGAGCACGTTTGACAGGCCTCAAggattcagtgtttcagtgaacaacaatgaatgtaaacagaactGTGTTTGAATCAAAAGAAGATTATAAGATTACTCCACAAGGCACCTTTAATACATGTGTTTCTAATCTGCTTAACTCCTAAATGAGCAGATGATGAAACATCTATCACATCATTCATGTAATGTTCAgtcatgtttcatgtcatgTATGAACTGgcttctgtttcttctgctgcCAGTTAAACGACTTCTCATGAACAAAATAAACCTTTATGAAGGAAACACAAGCAAGCGAAAATGATAATATGAACGCAAAAAACAGTGTTCAGCACAGGATATGAGAGTCCTGTTTGACCTGACACAGGAAGTTGCTGTCACGCTGTGGTGAGACGTATGAAACATGACAGCAGATTAAAGCAATGAGGACACAGTCACCGTGAGAATATCTGTACTGTAGCTAATGGATTGGAGACAGTGAGGGGAGCACTCCAGGCCCAACAGATTCTGGTGTTATCGTctcagagaacagcagcagctaaagatcTGAGTACAGTACAGCCTGGTGGATGACCTGTAGGAGTGCTACTATGAAACTGGTTTGCCACTGGTGTTTGCCATCCATGGGGAGTGAGTTTTGGAATACCACAAATGCTTTTGGCTCCATGTCAGCATAAATATGGAGAGAGGgcgggaaagagagagggcaaGGTCCCTGAGAAGCTATGCAAGTCACTCTACCACAGCAGTCCAGAGAAACCTCAGGGGACTGTGGTGAGCTTCACTGTAGGAGGGACGCGTGATGCCACCTGCTGGTGGCTTCTGGTGCTACAGTCGTCCacatttgtgctgctgctggatgtctGCAGGAACTTGTAAAGCCCGATTGAGTCTTGAGACAAATTAGTCGTGGAGccaccaaaaccaacaaaaggCAGATAAATGAGACCAAATACTTCAGTAAATAATCCAGTTAGTGAATTAAAGAGATCCTTAATCATTAGGAAAATTGGAATCATTGTAGGATAATGAGTAATGTTGCCTGGGTAAAAAagggaataaataaatgattcagtGTGTGCTGAATAAACTGAGCTagtaaaagataaaaagaaaagaaaaacagtttgaattGATTTAATCAAACGACTGATGAATCATATCTTTTTAGACCAGGATATGAGCGGATGAACACAGCATGCATGTTGTtgattttcagatttgttttcttcaaattatcatattattattattattacttatttgtATCCATTGCCCTTATCTTGATATCTTGATTTACGATTTTCTCTCCTATTTCATGCTGTATATATTTAAGTTTTTTGGTACATTGacatatttttattgctttctCTCACAATGAGACACTCATGTTATTTTGCTAATACTTAAAGCTTGAATTCGCTGGTCTTTTACAGCTTGGTTTGTATTTGTGCAGCTCTGCCTAATGGTTCTTTTTGTTATAGCATTGTACTCAACTTCTGAGACCTCAGAATCTTGCAGCATCACTGAAAAGAAGCTCGGTTAAGTCATGAGCAACAAGAGCAGTCAAAGGATCAGACAGGCTGTGGACAAACATCAGTTAACTGGAAGAGAAAAGGACCATACTTATTGTAGCTGGGATTATACAGACACCTTCATTTCAAGTTTTACCTTCAAATAAAGTGGTCTACATTATCTGGCTGTACAGTTGAGTTATCCAATCAtctgactgcttgtgtgtgttgcccTATTTTTAGCAGCAGCGGCATATTCTGAGAGCAGTCATCTATTACGATAATTGTTTCACTGTCGCTGTATTCAGGGGATCAGTTATGCTCACATGCTTGTTGTATTTAAACGGCTGTTTGTCTCTTCTTACAGTGGAAAATGGAGAGCACTGTGATTTTACAATCCTGCGGAACATGCTCATCAGGTGAGCAAAAACACGTTGTTTCTTCTTCGGTACATCTGTAGTGTTATCCCATTGACTCCACTaacgtttaaaaaaaacagaaaggctACATCAGATTTATCAGTCTATATCTCGAGTCATGTCTATCTATGAGCCAGCGCCTCTCAGGGATAAGATGTTTTCCTTCAGTTCTACGTTCAGTTAACCTCACCTGTGCAGGTTTAATGAAGATACAATTTCCAGTCCAGAAGTGACCAGAGggaaaaaatcaaatcaagttttaaaaaacactcaTTCGTACTTGTAGTGAGAGTaaaagtgctgtttttcttcactcttgttgttttccaggacacacatgcaggatCTGAAGGATGTGACAAACAATGTTCACTATGAAAACTACCGCAGCAGGAAACTCGCTGCGGTCACCTACAATGGTGTGGACAACAACAAGACCAAGGGACAGCTAACCAAGTAAGTTCAGCTGTCCAGTATGCACAGAACTGCAGCGTCCATGCTGCTGAAATAGTTTGAAGTGATGGGATAATGTTGCTGATTTGGCTGCCGGCTCCATCAGCACCCTCTGGCAGCTCACTGACCGTAACCATGGAGGAAGCTACAGTTCAGAGGTCGAGGCCTGCGGCGACTGACCCACAGATTAAAGCTGGCAAGCTGTCACTTTGGCAGTCCAGCCTTTTAAACCCATTCCTGGCCCAGACAAGCCAGCACTAACCCCCCACTAACTGGCCACCAGTATCATTTGTGTCTAATCTGACCATACTAACTGAGGCACCATCTGACTCCTAATCCACCGGCTGCAGCTGTCAGTAATCAGCAGCACTCTCACAGACTAATGCATGGTTCACGGCGGCATGCTAAGTGTctgcgtttgtttgtttttagacCTGAGACGGCTGACGGCATGTAAGTGTTACTTCACTTCTTTAAAACCTCTCCAAACaactcattttctctcctgtctctgaCCTTTCAGTTTCCCTGCCTCATAAGATTTATTCTTTTTCACCCGCAcccatttaaaatgtgtatgtgtttaatTGACTCATTGAAGAATTGTGACGTTTAGTGATCCTGTTTGGCCACATGTTGCATAATCTCATACCAGTAGAGACAGCTAATACCATCAAAAAATGTCAGAACTTGTAAGCTGGCTTGGCTACTTGCTTTGCAGTTTCATTACACATGTCTTATTAACCAACCTTAAGATCTTACTGTGCTGCTCCTGTGCAACTAATAGCTAAATACTACAACCCAGAGTCAAGAAACATTGGGATGCTTTGGAAAACatggataaaacagaatgtgattgtaaacatctgctgattctgaatttgatgcagcaataCATTTCAaacgagttgggacaggagcaacttaagactgggaaagttgtggaacgctccaaaaacacctgtttggatcattccacaggtaaacaggtcgactggtaacaggtgacagtattATGATAATTGCATTTAGTATTAATAATGAGGATTTTATTAGCCTCCATTAGCATTTCTTACTAACGTCAGAAAAGTTTTATATTCACCCAAAAGGTGAGCTGAAGACATGCAgtcaagtttgtttttcagctggaCAGCTTGTCTAGCTTGTTGTCAGGACTTCAGGTCACGGTTTGTATCAAAGTCAGGGTTTCTTCTCCCACAACGCCTGTTCTCCTGACAAGCCCCTGTCACCTCCCCGCCACGACCCTCGCTGGAAGCCCTCTACTACAGAAAGCTTCCAGGGAAGGCGAGCAAGCCCGGcctgtcctccttctctcctcctgcctcttctCCTTTTCATCACTCTGCAGTCACAAAGACCTGGGGGGAGGGTGGGTGTGTAGTGGTGAAGTCCACCCAGCCATGTCACGGATGTATGACCATCCACATACCCTCCACAGTCTGATGAACACTGGCTTGTGTCTCTAGGAGTCCTCTGGCCCAGATGGAGGAGGAGCGACGGGAGCACGTGTCCAAGATGAACAAGATGGAGCAAGAAATGGAACAAGTGTTTGAGATGAAGGTCAAAGAGAAGCTCCAGAAGCTCAGAGACTCCGAGGCTGAGGTGAACTAATGGGGGTGTCTTTGTTGTGTCTTAGCGTGTGTTCCGCTGTGACTGCTCGGTTAACCTGGACTCTACCCTGCTGTCCTCGCAGCTCCAGAGGCGTCACgagcaaatgaaaaagaaccTGGAGGCCCAGCACAAAGAACTGGAGGAGAAACGTCGCCAgcatgaggaggagaaggccGCCTGGGACGCCCAGCAGAGGATTCTGGAACAGCAGAAACTAGACGCCTCCAGGTAAACATGCTGTCACACGTGATGATCAGTGACGGTGTATAGATTTGAAGAGAAGGAAATACAGACTCCATTTGACTGTAGACTGAAGatgtcacacatacacagcctTGGAGAAAAACCTGACAACAAACTGTAACCAGAAAACCCACAACctgaacaataaaaactgacaaTTGTGATTTAATTGGCTCCATTCACTCAGTACAATAGGAAGTAATAAGACAGCTATTTAGAGGAGAGATCCAACATaaataatcaaaacaaaagcCCCCTCAGAATCCCACATTACCACTTTGAtttcttttatgtcttttcttttatgaCTTTGGAATGAATTTCATCGCAGAGGGATGTTGCAGCACTGGTTGTAGCGTCTTCTCCAACCGTCACACAGTGCAAGTTGTCAGAAGATTGTCTTAGCCCTCCAGTAGCCTTTCCTCACCACTGTTATACTGTGTGGACAAGTAAAAACTTACTGCAACACATCTGAGTCTAGACGCTTTCATGCCACAGGCAGGACGTCCACTGGTGCTCCTGAGGGTACAATATTTACAACtagaatatttcatttaaattgttttcatgAACACTAACTACCACTATGTCTTATCCTGGTTTTAGCCATGTTCAggatataaaaataataataaactttatttatatagcacctttcatacaaagtcaaagtgctttacgacaaagaaatacacacactgtcctTCACATAAAGGAGACATAGAATGGACATTAAAACAGtgatagaaaatgaatgtataataagatggagaataaaacccacttgataataaagcagaaataagaTGAACAATAAGGATGAACATAGATTAGAGAGAATGcataaaataagatggaaaataaaagccaaaTTAAACCAAGTTGAAGCAGAATACAtgaaatacaattttaaaagaaatgcagcactTTCTAAGTTCGAGGCAAAGCACGTCAAGATATTCGGGCCTGTATCAGGAAAGTCATACTTAGttaaaggctgaagtgaagGGATCTCTCTTTTAGAAATAAGCAGTGAGCTCGCTTCCCTGATGGCTGTAGGTTGTGTGATCAAGAGCTTTATTAATCTGAAATCCCATCATGCTCATTCTCTCTCATATTTGTAGAGATTgtaacatttgttttctcataGTGATCTATAATATATGGAACATGATGGTGTTTTCTATTTTCCCCCAACCTTTTCTCTTCATGACGTcttaacacatttttcactgctcctctgtcctctgtttccAGGACCttggaaaagaacaaaaagaagaagatattTTAATAACTCTGGACGACTTTCCTGATCTTACAGTGTATTATTTTTTGCCAAGCTGCCAGCCTTGATTGTCAGAAAATCTGTCAATCACCTACATCCGCTGTTTGACCATATTACTGTGTAATAATCAAGTGAAAGCCAGGGGGCAGTAATGTCTGGACTCTGAATTTAACCACCTGCTCTCTGCTCATCCTCATGTTCCTCCCTAAAGAACTGTTAATATCTCTGTATTGATTCAGTATACTGTCCTGTTTTGGGCCAGcactcagaaaaacatgtaTGTTGACGTAGAAAACATAACTGATGTTCTGACTGGAGGGCAGCGTTCAGAGTTCAGtcattctttcctcttttcttcttctactttgGGAATGTTGGATGCTGCAGGGCTCTGTGCTGCATCCTTTTaatgccaaaaaacaaacaaaggggTCAGCCTTTCACTTCCTGCACACTGGCAGACGCGAAAGGCTGAAGCTCACCTCAggcactgttttttgttttttttttaatatatgtatatgtatctTTCGGTTGACTTATTTAGGTATCACATTTAATTTCCTCCCAAGATGTTATGCTCTTCCATCTCCTGTAATGTAAATTGTATAACAAGGAACTGCAGTGTTTACTTCAGCCATGTGTaacattttcttacttttcctttatttcttcttcttttttttgtattggcCCTGgcattgttcatttttcatttagtgtttttttttctcgccCTGCTCTTGGAAACCAAACATGTATTCCTGACTTCACTCATGCTGAGTGTAACAATGTAAAGAAACTGCTCTTGAAGTGCTTTTATGTGACTTTACTTTAACTTCTTGTGCAGATTctatataaaaatgttttccagcAGAATCAAATCTTTCCGGGGGCAGGATGGGGAACGCTTGTGTTGGGTGTTGGTGGATGTCGGTAGCTGGAGCTGAGACGCTTCAGTCAATGCTTCAGTCAAGCAGACAGCGGTGAACCCAATAACTGTACCAAGCTGGCTTTCTTTACATCACATTTAGCACTGTTGGTTTACTGCATCTGTactttgtaatgttttgtttttattgtacaaAGTCACATAATAAAATTGTGATGGGGAAAGATACAGATGATCTTGGCGAGATGTTtggaaaataaacactgatgtGATGAAGTATGGGGATGCACCTGTATGTTACTGGTGAGCATGTTATTCTAAGACCACCTGCTGCACTCACCACTTTTCTGCTCTCAGGCTTTCCATCGGATGGAACCTGGCTAAGAGTCCAGCACTGATGGTGGGTGAAAAGGCCTGGCTCACAGTCGGTGGTCCAGTTATCCCgaaggtgttggatggggttgaaGTCAGAGTTCTGTGCAGGCCAGTAAAATTCCTTCACACAAAAACTGGAAATCCATATGGGCGGTAAACAGTCTTCCCTGAATTGTTGCCATAAAGTTTTAAGCAAACTGTATCACAGTATGCAGCAGCATTAAGGTTTACCTTTATTGGAGTAAAGGGTCCAAAAAACGCCTGTGTCCCTGTTGTCAGTTGTCAAATGTTAGTGTACGCTAATCTACaacaatgcaaaatatttcGATTTTTAGAAAAACGTATTGCTGTTTTTAACCAGTTAAATATGTTGGCTTCTTGTTTACGAAGTGCAAAAATGGTATATAAGAATAAGTGTACAGCACATTCTGTGTAGTTAGTATGTAGTGTGGCACTGGAATGCAGAATGTGTAAATCAGCCCCAGACCAACAGTATGTCCAGACATAATAAGCATGTCATGTAGGGAGGGAGCAGTTCGTTGCTAGAAGCACAAAATGTTTCTTGAAGTGTTCAAGAGACAGGAAATGCAAGAAAGAGACAACTATAAATATGATAATTGGAAATACAAAGATCCACTTTGACAGCATTTCTGGGATTCAAAGTGAAGAGTTAGAAGTTTGAATTGAGACCTTAATGATGTTTTgttccagcaggtggcagcactAGACAGCGCTGACGTCCCTCTTGCTGACAGATTCAGGGACTTTCTGTGCTTTTCATCAGCCTTATCAGTGTCTGAACTTTCCCCATGAcccagctgtgtttgtcttgttgtACTTAAAATCTTAATTGTTCTTGGTAAAAGATTCACAGCTAGATTGTGTTGTTGTAGCCTTTCACCTACTGAAAAGATCTCCCTCTCTATCCTCCTGCATTCTGCCTTAATAAATTAGATTAGAGACTATCAGGAACACAGCGCACCTCCATCTGAGAGTCACTGAGGTCATAGCTGCCACCTTGGCACTGATGACATTCAAggtttttagttatttattttaattcctTGAACATTAACGTAGGGGGTTGTTTGTGGAATTCTGAGAACACTGTGGGCACTTGAGGGGCTGCCAGCAGTCATTCAGGAGGTTCTAGGGATTGTTGATGGTATTCCAGGATTCCTTGGGGGCCTACTAGAGGATTCTTGGGATATGGGAGGACATCCTTTTGAGGCTCATGTGGGTAACGGGGGATTCTTGAATGAGCCTCTTGAGTTATTGTGGGAGTTTCAGGAGCTCTTCAGGAGATTCTAGATGTTCTTGATGCATTGTTCTAGTTCGTGAAGGATTTTTGAGGCTCCTCGGATCCCTGAGAAGATTCCCGAGGTCCTTACTCTATGGAGTTGTAAGGATTCTGTTGAGGGTGTCAGGACAACTTAACGTTCTGGGGGTTCATGAGAGGATTCCAACTGCACATAATAGGATTTCAGGGGTTCTTGGCGTTAGTTCCTGGGTTCCTTGTAAGGGTTACGTGAGTAACAGGGTATTGCTGAAGGAGCTCTTTGAGTTATTGTGGGAGTACTAGGGTCTCTTAAGGGACTCTGGTTCATGAGTCCTTGAGGTGATTCTTCAGGTCTTTTAAGGCTTACAGGGATAACAGAGCATTCTTGATTCGCCTTGAACTCTTGTGGGAGTTCTTTGGACTTGTGGGGCTCTAGAGGTTTATACATTTTAAGGGGTGAATTCTTAGGGAGGTTTGGCCATTGAAAAGATTCCATTTAGTTACAAGTTTTGAAGCGGTTCTCTGGGTTCTGTTAGTAGAGTCAGGCCTCCTGGATTGATGACAGGATTCCAGGTACATTTAATAGGATCACAGGGGTTCTTGACAGGAACTTGTGTGAATCTTGAGGCATTCCAGGGATTTCTGAAGAGGTTTCAGGGATCACTGAAGAGATTCCAAGGCTTCTTAAATTGGTTCTAATGTGTCTTGAAAGGATTACAGAGGTTCTTTGAGGGGCCTTTGTTGGGTCTAGGGGATCCTTAAGAGGGTTCTGAGATTTTTGACTGGGATCCTTGTGAGGTTACCACATGGGTAATAGCATATTCTTGAAGAAGCTTCATGAGTTCTCATTGGAGTTCTAGAGGTTTTTAAAGGACCTCTTGATTTCCTGAGGGAATCCCGGGATTATAAGGAGGTTTCCGGTGTTACTGAGAAGATTCCAGAAATCCTTAATTTCATGCATTTCTGGGGTCCTTAAGATGACCTTAAAAGATAACAGGTGTTCCGGTGCACCCAttccaaacatccaaaaaataattgaataataatCACTTTTCTAGACTTGGCCTTAGTATGTGTCATTTTTTCCTAAATGTCACCttacaaaaaatgtgaatgataTTGCTCGTCATCAGTATCGGTCAGTGTATTGTACTTGTGGGGATGGAAAAGTATAGGCATAATAATAGGCAAAGAGTGTCCCAGGAATGGTGTTGCTATGAAACCGCTTGGGTCTAGATTTACTTCCTCTCCACTGTTGACTTTAGCCAGCACTGCAACAAGAGATGAGTGAAAGCACATTTAGTGAGGCCTTCCCGCAGACAGCCAATATTTCTATCTGTTCCACAATAAATCAGTCAACCTGCATCATATCCATATTAGATATGGTCAACAggttttcactttttaaaaagtagtATTAGCTCCAATTATTGACGTAACCTTAAATTGGTCTTTCCCTCTGGCTTATTCAAACAAAACCTGGACCCTTTGGACTCCCAGTTGCTATGTGgagtacaaaacacacatcctgCTGTACTCCAGCATCACACCACAGCCTCCCCAGTCTGGCAACTAATCAGCTTTGCCCTCGCCCcttgctgattggctggctgtgCCTATAGGACACCCAAGTGAAGACACCCTCAGCCAGTTACAGAGGTGTACACTGAAATCCCACATGTCAGCCCATGACAAGATGGTCACAAATCTACAATGCCTATGGCCCCAAAAAGACTGGGACGAGGCATGACTGCATTACAGTGATGTCTGTGTGGAGTGAATAACCCACCACCCTGTCCGTTCACTGTGCCTCACCTCCACCAGTGCTGCCAAATTCTCTCCCTCACCAGGTCGATCGGAGGTGGATCGTGTTTGGTTAATTGCCGTTATGACATTGACCTGGTTCAGTGCCGCGGTGTTTTTGGGTTAGCTCCAGCCGTGGGCAAGATCACAAGACTGCAGCAAATATGTCACTGAGGCCGTGAACACTCCTCCTGTCTGAATCTGATTTCATACACTCCAGACAAAGCATGTTATTCTCAGAGAAGACAAGGTGAGCAGTACTCAGCTCtggagccagttttttgaagaTCAGTGTCAAAACTGAGCATTTTGTGTTAATGTTCAAACCTATTTTACTTTGACCATTTTCATGCTAAAATATGAACTCCAAATGATCTTATCCTTATTGAGAATGGAAAAGCCTCTCATCAtatagcagctctgtgaggctgtgcatCATGATGCTCATGCTATGTagttttagcatgctaacatttgcacaAATGGGGTTAATGGCACTGTCATTCGTTTTGTAGTAACTTCCTATACCAAAGTCCTGGACAAATTAAGAGAGGCATTATTAATATGGGAATCgccaaagttattacaatccATCCTGTGGGGAGAATGTGGGGCCTTGTTGTCAGGACATTTCACCCAAAACCATAATGTCAAATGccatggtggcgctggaggaaaaatcaggggatcaccaaCGCCATTGGAATTCATCCTCAGGGAACTATGACCAAACTTTCATG of the Chelmon rostratus isolate fCheRos1 chromosome 16, fCheRos1.pri, whole genome shotgun sequence genome contains:
- the LOC121620175 gene encoding septin-7 isoform X2, whose product is MSSGETLVSEADGNGGIMAQQKNLEGYVGFANLPNQVYRKSVKRGFEFTLMVVGESGLGKSTLINSLFLTDLYSPEYPGPSHRIKKTVQVEQSKVLVKEGGVHLLLTIVDTPGFGDAVDNSNCWQPVIDYIDSKFEDYLNAESRVNRRQMPDSRVQCCLYFIAPSGHGLKPLDIEFMKRLHEKVNIIPLIAKADTMTPEECQQFKKQIMKEIQEHKIKIYEFPETDDEEEMKMVRKIKDRLPLAVVGSNTIIEVNGKRVRGRQYPWGVAEVENGEHCDFTILRNMLIRTHMQDLKDVTNNVHYENYRSRKLAAVTYNGVDNNKTKGQLTKSPLAQMEEERREHVSKMNKMEQEMEQVFEMKVKEKLQKLRDSEAELQRRHEQMKKNLEAQHKELEEKRRQHEEEKAAWDAQQRILEQQKLDASRTLEKNKKKKIF
- the LOC121620175 gene encoding septin-7 isoform X1, which codes for MSSGETLVSEADGNGGIMAQQKNLEGYVGFANLPNQVYRKSVKRGFEFTLMVVGESGLGKSTLINSLFLTDLYSPEYPGPSHRIKKTVQVEQSKVLVKEGGVHLLLTIVDTPGFGDAVDNSNCWQPVIDYIDSKFEDYLNAESRVNRRQMPDSRVQCCLYFIAPSGHGLKPLDIEFMKRLHEKVNIIPLIAKADTMTPEECQQFKKQIMKEIQEHKIKIYEFPETDDEEEMKMVRKIKDRLPLAVVGSNTIIEVNGKRVRGRQYPWGVAEVENGEHCDFTILRNMLIRTHMQDLKDVTNNVHYENYRSRKLAAVTYNGVDNNKTKGQLTKPETADGMSPLAQMEEERREHVSKMNKMEQEMEQVFEMKVKEKLQKLRDSEAELQRRHEQMKKNLEAQHKELEEKRRQHEEEKAAWDAQQRILEQQKLDASRTLEKNKKKKIF